ATGCGCGTGCGAGATGCGCAGTAGTGCCCTCCAGTTTTCTCCATGGCAgttgtttttaaaaacgtCACACGAATAAAACGAAGGATTCCACGGATTTAACGAAGGAGTTTAGCTCccgtaaaaggaaaaaaaaacgaaatttcgtcAGATGAGCACTTTTTGTAAGGTCGAAAAAAGCTCGCTGTGCCGCGATGCAAACTAACGTTCGTAAGCCCGCGAAATCCGAGAAGACGCCACGGCGCAAGAAGCTCGCCACGGAGCAACAGAGCGCCGCTATGGATATGTTCGTAACACCGAAACGTCAAAAGAGTGACGGTGAGATcagcatttatttaataaggaAAGATATATCGTAGATCAGTTGCTTGTATTGCTCGTGTACGTTTGCAGTTTTTCTGCATGATTGTCCGCGTACAGTAGTTAATTTGTCGATTTACTTGGCGATATTTTGGTCCGAGCTGAGTTTTCGTTACTAGCGCTTTTTCTTCGACGCGGTCAACCCTGGAACTAACatctacaatattttctaggttatgttttcctttttcgaattcaatcaaacaaaattatacactGATGcgattaaatgaaatctttgTTATGAAATACATATGAACCCTGGCACTTTTCACTAATTTTCGAAATCAcaattctatatatatatatagcaaATATTAAGTTCATAtagttttctaatttttgttgtGAATGTTACAGGCAAATAGAAGtattaaagttttatatatgtaccagTTTGTAGCTCTTGTATTGCTCTTTCATATTCGGAATTAAGTACTAACATTTATACATtcctgattttattttgaaaattgaaattctttctcCGTTGCTAAGTAGAGAAGTCTTCAACGCtctcaaattaaatactaacgaacattatacattatacattcttgattttattttatattatacgttatacattcttatttatacattatacagtcctgattttattttgaaaattcaaattctttcTACATTGTTCAGCTGAGAAGTCTTCAACACTCTAAAATCAAGTACGTCAATTAAATGATACTTGTCACAAGCTATATTAACTTCTTAAAAAAGTTCCAAAGTCCTATTTCCGATACCATCATAAAAAGAATTCCAATTTCCAtgatatttctaaattaataaaatcaaaaatagaCAATCacagtatttaatataatacgGTATAACAGTGCAATTGAAGaacatatataatatgaaacttaaatacttttatttagtttaaacaTTCATTCTGAAAGAAGctagaaagaagaaatgaaaatcagaacaaaattagaatcctattcgaataaattgtctTTAAACTATAATCCTACACATTGCATtcatattgaattatatatggaAAGTACAATTAAGATTGCAATAAAACACCAAGCTCCTCTCGATttgcttaaatattaaatctatcTTTTCCCCATAACGTAGACACAAATCAACTTGAACTAATTTTTGGGAATACGATTGTATACCAACTATATCGCAAACAGAAACATCAACACCCAGAAAGAATTGCTTGCGTTTCAATCAATATCACATGATACTCTTCTCAATAAAATCTTCCTCTGAGATATACCACATTTATATACAATCTTCTTACAAAGCATACAAGAGACTTTCCTCGCACTTAAACATAACATTCAATCTAAAAGAATAATACGCGTCCACGAGATGTAATTCTACCAAACGTTTAATGTATCCATAAGAGAACACTAAGTGCAGTAAACTATGTTTGGATGTTCACGATACGTTGTTATGTTTGCATATATATCTATCTTGACTCCCCCGATTGCTGTGAGAGTGGTAGTTAGCCCCTGAAAATGTATATTGgtccctttctctttcttggCAAGGTGCAGTCCGCTTTATCTTTCAGATCTAGAGGTCACTGGTATCTCCCGCAGTGGCCGTGTCAGAAAGAAATCATCCAAACTCGTTGACTTTGAATCGCCAGATGATTTTACGGATAAGAAGTACAAACTACAGAAGGTTCAGCAATTACAAGCTCAACAACTGTTGGACAGATATGAGACGCAGCATATGTCACCCAGCCATTCCATACAACATGGAAGTGGTGGGAGGCAGAGGAAAAATTCTAGTTCCAGTTCCGGACAGCAGAGAATCAAAACAGAGACATTGTCCGATAACGAAGGCCAGTCGTCTGGATCTGAATCTGACGATCCAAGTGGACTGAACGAATATGAAAGATACAGTATGGATTCTGTGAGTGACGATGACATAGATCCTCTCATGATAGATGACAGAGAGGCAGGATTCAGAAAGCTCGAACCACCTGGTCAGGAAACTCCTTCGCAAGCGAACAGTTTGTACATGCTTgagaaatgtaaaaagaaactgATTATCAAAGATGGGAAAATAATTGGTAGAATGAAGGCACAGCGAAAAGACAAAGGGGTATGTACGAAATGAAAGTTACTAAGGAGGTTATCATACGATTCAATGATGttctttttagaaaacaagATTCACCGCTTACATGTTGTGGGCTAAAGAGATTAGGCAAGAGTTACTCGAGCAATGTCCTTACATGGGTATTTaaactttcattgtttttctaTGATCGAATGGAGCCAGCGAACAGTGCTAATATgatatttgtgaaaaatttttgtagattttgCAGCTATTTCTAAACGTTTAGGAGAACTGTGGGCTACGGTTCCGAATCTGGAAAAGTATAACTGGCGCAGACGCGCGAAACGCTTGGCAGCGAAGCCTCACTCTTTACCACCGAGTAAAGATGAGCCAGTTTGGAAAATGCCGCCGCCAGCCTCGCGAAAAAAGTTCATTAACAAAATTGGTGGGTTTGTTGGTTCTCATGTATTCATCATTTTTCACGAGTACGTCGTTAAAGTTACGTGGGTAGCTCGTTCATCCTAATTTGCTTCTCGTGCACGCGT
This region of Hylaeus volcanicus isolate JK05 chromosome 9, UHH_iyHylVolc1.0_haploid, whole genome shotgun sequence genomic DNA includes:
- the LOC128881750 gene encoding HMG box-containing protein 4 isoform X2, with amino-acid sequence MQTNVRKPAKSEKTPRRKKLATEQQSAAMDMFVTPKRQKSDEVTGISRSGRVRKKSSKLVDFESPDDFTDKKYKLQKVQQLQAQQLLDRYETQHMSPSHSIQHGSGGRQRKNSSSSSGQQRIKTETLSDNEGQSSGSESDDPSGLNEYERYSMDSVSDDDIDPLMIDDREAGFRKLEPPGQETPSQANSLYMLEKCKKKLIIKDGKIIGRMKAQRKDKGKTRFTAYMLWAKEIRQELLEQCPYMDFAAISKRLGELWATVPNLEKYNWRRRAKRLAAKPHSLPPSKDEPVWKMPPPASRKKFINKIGNGKEQKPATSKKTIQLGLPSVVGNVPVSPPSNRTGKDLVNEPMIGTGMYKVVGTQPIDVAAHLKLLGESLTIIGERLKEHDGQIAVSGSLSVLLDSLLCALGPLICLTQQIPETNGAKHETLSQMLDNIAYLMPGL
- the LOC128881750 gene encoding HMG box-containing protein 4 isoform X1, with protein sequence MQTNVRKPAKSEKTPRRKKLATEQQSAAMDMFVTPKRQKSDDLEVTGISRSGRVRKKSSKLVDFESPDDFTDKKYKLQKVQQLQAQQLLDRYETQHMSPSHSIQHGSGGRQRKNSSSSSGQQRIKTETLSDNEGQSSGSESDDPSGLNEYERYSMDSVSDDDIDPLMIDDREAGFRKLEPPGQETPSQANSLYMLEKCKKKLIIKDGKIIGRMKAQRKDKGKTRFTAYMLWAKEIRQELLEQCPYMDFAAISKRLGELWATVPNLEKYNWRRRAKRLAAKPHSLPPSKDEPVWKMPPPASRKKFINKIGNGKEQKPATSKKTIQLGLPSVVGNVPVSPPSNRTGKDLVNEPMIGTGMYKVVGTQPIDVAAHLKLLGESLTIIGERLKEHDGQIAVSGSLSVLLDSLLCALGPLICLTQQIPETNGAKHETLSQMLDNIAYLMPGL